Below is a window of Candidozyma auris chromosome 3, complete sequence DNA.
CGTCGGCCTTACCGGTGGACACAATCTTAGGATACAACTCTTCACCCAAGATtctcttctgctgctcaaGTGGAGCATTGGCAATGATGGCAGCCAAGTCTCTGGCCTTGGTTGGACCACCCTTTTGACCACGTGGTGGGAAGCCACCTCTCTGCTGACGGCCATTTGGACCCTGGAACTCGCCTCCGTACATTGGTGGCATGCCGTACATTGGAACGGGCTGGCCATTTGGACCAGCTCTTGGCCACTGGCCCTGAGGTGGAGGCATCTGGCCTCTTGGCATCATCATCTGAGGGTTTGGTGGGAATGGACCCTGGCCACCTCTGCCGTTACCAGGGAAGAAGCCTGGTTGCTGGCCGTAGAACATAGGTGGCATGAACTGACCTGGCATACCGCCGGCAGCAGCGTTCTGCATTCTCATCTGGTTACGGGCGTGGATCTGCTGCTCCAACTGAGAGCGTCTGACCTCCTTACGTTGAGCCAAGGCAACGTACAAAGGCTTGCCAGCCACCATACGCTGGTTCATCTCAGTGATGGCCTTAGTAGCCTCCTCAGGAGTGGAGAAACAAACGAAACCGAAGCCCTTGGACTTACCAGCGTCGTCCACCATCACCTTGGCGGAGGTGATGGTACCGAAAGGCTTgaactcctcctccaatTGCTCAGAGGTGATAGAGTCGTCCAAGTTCTTGACGAACAAGTTGACACCCTGATACTTagacaacttctccaatcTGGTGGACTCGtattgcttcttcaactcctcgagtctctctctcttcttctgggcTCTGCCGACGTAGATCTTCTGACCATTGACCTCCTTGTCGTTCAACTCCTCCACAGCCTTAACAGCAGAGTCGTGGGACTCGAAGTTGACGAAACCGAAACCCTTGGACTTGCCCTCGGCGTCCTTCTCGAAGTGGAGAGAGGTGATGGTACCGTAAGGAGAGAACATCTCTCTCAACTGGTCCTCGGAGAAGTCCACGCCAAAGTTCTTGACAAACACGTTGGTGTAATTGgccttcaactcctcgaaCTTGGACTCACGATCCTTCTTGGACACGTGCTTACCAACGTACACCTCACGGTCGTTCAAGGACATACCGTTGACGTTCTCAATGGCAGCCTCGGCGGCCTCGGCAGTTTCGTAGTGTACAAAACCGAAACCCTTGGAGTTGCCGTTCTCGTCGGTGGCCACCTTACAGGACAACACACGGCCGAAAGCAGAGAAAGTGTCGTGCAAGGCCTTGTTGTCGATGTCAGGGTGcaagttcttgataaaGATGTTACCGTCAccgtttcttctcaaggatGGGTCTCTCTGAGACCACATGATACGGCAAGGTCTACCCTCGATAGGGTAGTAGTTCAACTGCTCCAATGCACGCTCACCATCCTCGTGCTTGTGGAAATTCACGTAGGCGTAACCCAAGGACTTCTTGGTGACGGCATCACGGCAAACACGAATACTGGCCACTTGGCCCAAAGGagagaagagctcgaaAAGAGCAGCCTCGGAAACAGATGGGTTCAACTCACCAACGTACAAAGCAGCAGAGGTGTCGGTGACAGCGTCGCCTTCAGCGGTGGCAGCATCACCAGGCTCAGTCTGAgtaccagcagcagcgtcGGTGTTAGCAGAAGCAGCGGCAGCACCGGCATCgagcttcaagttgtcCAAGGACTCAGTGATTTGGTTGGCGTCAGTGGCAGACATGTtatttaattttttttgctttttttttgtgtttaaatttttttttctttttttttttcaaaaataCTTCGGACAGTTAGTTGAACAAGAGAGAGACGGTGCTCTGGCGATTATTCAAGTTCAAATCCGGGAGGAGGGCTTAAAGAAGGGAGATTTCTCTGAGGAAAAGGGAAAACCTTTcacgaaaaaaaatgagaagttgatggcCTTCGacaggaaaaaaaaattcaccGTCTTGCATGCAGGTCGGAGACTCGGTGGCCCTTATGTGAAGTGTTGATGCCCTACAGTTTATCAGGCTGGAAGtagaaaagagaagaaagtgcGCTCAGACTCTCTAAGGCAAAACTGTAAAAACGAAGAATGTAGGTGGAATTTACAAAAGTATGACAGGCTAGAAGTTCATTTAAATAGTCtacttttcaaattttgttCTTATTCTGTCAGGACATTGTAGGTTGGGCAGAGAATAGTAGTTTCGCAGAAATAATGCCGTGAAAGCTCATTCTTAAAACGTCCTTGTTATTCAAAATTTATGGTCACATAAATGACGATAGTATGGATAAACtgaaagcaaagagaagACCCAGTAGTAAGATATTATATTGCTGTGTCACTTCAGGGGAGGTCGGGGACGATACGTTGGTAGGACATAATGATGAGGTGGGCAAAAACTGCCAAAAGCAGAAAAATGTCTGCAAACGGTAAGAATGTCAAAACTGAAATGAAACTCCTCTAAACTAGAGTTCACATCGTTGATGCCAAGAAAGTCCTTTGCATCGACACTGTACACTTAAAATCATCCTAGTAATAGCAGCAAAGTGTAAGGAAGCAATACTTTGGTTACATAATGCTTGACTAGAGTGTGGATCTTTATTGTACTGTCTCCAGAAGTTTTCTACAGAGTCaaagagaatttgaagtGTTTGGTTGGAACTCTGACTAAGGAATGTTTTATCAGggagttcaaaaaaaaaaaaaaaattgaaaagataAAAATCTAAAAActaaaaagaaaatcctTGTAgcttttcatcaagtcATGCAATTTGCATTGTAGTCAATGCATGCAAATGGCTTTCTTGGTCGATTTTGTATCCTTAGTCGACTACCCGCCATTGAAGTGATCTGATGAGAGGACCTCTTGAACTTTGCATCAAATTGAACATGTTAGTGAAAGAAATTAATCTTAATATCTGTTACACATCATTGAGTGATTCACAAGCTGCTTAAGGCTGACTAGGTTGAATTCAGTTTTTAATTGCGTTCTGATTTCATTTTGTTTCGTATGCATTTTTCTATTTAATGACTTGGATAAATCCGTTCAATTTCATTCGTTTCGCATTTCCTTGCCTACTTCTGCTCCATTACATTCACATATCTCCGCTTGGGCTTGCGACCTCCGCTGGGTACGCCACTGCTTAAAGACAAAAGATCGTCCAACCCAGCGTTAGCCAAGTCTCCTTTAGCCTGCACCCTTCTTGCTGCTCTGCCTGGCCGACCACTTGGGGCCCGTGGTGCTCCTGATGCATCAGGCGTCGATTCACTGCCAGATGGCGTTTGTGATGGCGCAACCTGAGGAGCTTGAGGCGTCCCTccaaccttcttcttcgtgGGCGGCGGTGGTGGTGCAGACTCCTTGAGCTGCTCTTCGAGAGGTCTTCTCGTGTCAATCCACCGCTTGTGCTCCTCACTGTACTCAAATGCGTTGGGCACACCCATCTTGGCCTTCACAGGCTTGGGCTTGTCGTCATTTCTTTGACCTCTGAATCTGCTCAACCAGTCCTTCTTATTTACATTCTTTTGTTCATCTTCTgccttttttctttcttcttcgttcttcttctgctcttcttttttcttcagttttttgtcttcctcgtcatcgtcatcctcAGGCACCGGAACGTAATCGTGAACAGTATCATCCTTCACTTCATACTGTTGATACATTACTGACTGTTGAGATTGCGATAATTTGCTGGAGAAAAGACCATTGTTTCCGATGACAGAATTGGCTCGAGTGGTGTATTCAGGTGACCCCGGGATTGGGAAATCGTCAAGccctccttcaactcctctcTCATTTGAAAATGGGTTCGCATAATCAGTTCTCCCAGTTGGCAGCAAGATTTTGTTCTGAATTTGCGGTCTAGACGTGTCCGATACCTCTATGCTTTCTTCCACTCCGTAGTCAACAGTTACATCGATGTTTGCATTGACGACCAGATTTTTTCTTGAGTCGTGACTAGGGCctttgccttcttttggctgctttGATGTCTCATTATCTGGCGATACATTGTCTGGCACTTCATTGTCTGGTGCTTCTTTGCCTGGTGTATACCTGTTGTTTGGTGCATAGGGGTTTTTTCTTCTAGGGGGTCCAGATTGGACAGGGGGTCCAGACGGTTTAAATTGGTCCCCACTTCTATCTTTGGCTTGGAAATCTGACTTCTTGGCGGTCATGTCAGATTTCTCCAAGTCTGCAGCTTTTTCATCCTTGTTGTCATTAGAGGAACCAGTTGAAGCCCCATTATAATCTGGATCATCCTTGGGAGCAAACTTTGTTGTAGACTTCTCCATAAGTTCATTTTGCTGTGAGGGCTGTTGGGTcgcatcatcatcgtttGCTTCGCTACTTGGGATGTATttcgttgaagatgagactGGTGCATAATTCTTTGCTCGTTTGGTTTCGCTAGAAGTAGCGCTCGGAGCATATTTGTTGGAAGTAACTTTAGGCGGTTTGGAAGATTGGCCGCCTGGTGCGTAAGGGTTCACTCTCTGAGTGTATGCCTTCCTTGATGAGACTGGAGGGGGTGGGACATGTTTTTCATCACTGTCTTTCGTTAGCGATTTACTCTGCTTTGCGCTTTCCGGTTCGTTGGGCTCCATATCCCTAACTTCGTGTGCTTCAGTCGACTGCTTGGAATTCTCTTTGATGGTCGACGGGACGTGTGGCTCGTTGTCGGGAACGTCCAGGAAGTCACTTTGCAACAGAGAGGTTCTAAAGTGACCCTTCTCTAGGCCACGTGGTGAGTTTTGCATCACTGGAGGCtccttgtcttctttgagttcTGGCAAGTCGAATTTTTCCTCCTGCTCAAAAGATCTGCGCTCGTTGTTATGAGATGAGTACTTATGCGGGACACCATGATCCGCTGATGTGACACCAGGACGTTGAGCGTTGTAACGAGATGGGGGCGGACGAGAAGACGCGGACGACGCCTGCTTCAACAGTTTCTGTTCGTCAGGAACTGGGCTTGGTTCTAAACCATTGACGCTGGTGCGGGATTCACTATTTGGGTGGTATTTCTGGACAGATGAATGAGGTTTTAAGCTTGGCTGTCCAGGGGGTTGATGACTCGATACGCCTGGTAACGATGGGGGGCCCTTCATTGCACCGCTTGGCACGCCGGGGGTGTACCTCAGTGAGTGTCCACGAGGTTGTGGCTGAACAGGGCTGAAATCGGAGTGACCAGCGGGTGCCGATGCAAGAGAAGCGCTTCTGTTTAAGTCCGGACGTGACAGGTATCCATTTGAAACCATTTGAGAGACGTCAATTGCAGAAGCATTGCGAGAGATGGAGGGGCTAAAATTGCGGAATAGGCTGGTATCCTGAGCCTTTGTAACAGATTCTTCGCCGCCAATGATTTTGTCCAATCTGCCCCACATCTTATCTAGATTTACCTTGCTCAGAATTCCCCCGAGCCAGCTAGAATCAGTAGTACCAGAGTTTGATAACCTGATGAGCAACTGCTGGAATTCATGGGTCATGCCTGGATGTAAGTACGGGGACTTCCCAAGACTCTTGAAAGCACCACCCAAGTAATCACAATACTTGCGTGACTCGACAAAAAATCCATAGTCAGCTAAAGTTTGAGCGCGTTTTAACTTAAATTGAAGCAAGTGAGGCAATCCTGTTGGTGGAAGCATGTTGCTTGTCACAGGTGATGTTTGCAAGATGTACTCGTAAACTTCAGTGTACACCGATGTCGGAGTGCTTGCTCCCACTGCTTGGAACGTCGCCCCATTGTTAAAAGGTGTTGGAGTCATCACAAAACCGCCAATTATAAAACAAAGCTCGCTGGCAATATTCATGGCGCAATGTGATAAGAACTTTCCAAAGTCCACCAAAAATTCTGAACCACAATTATTGATAATTGCAGCTGCAATGATTTCTCTGTAGTGAGCCTTTGCAAATTCACCTTCACTTGGTACATTCTCAAAGTCGCTGATTACTCCTGCTGAGTTACCTGCAAAAAGTTTCATCATCACAGGCATCAAATGCTGCACCTTGATACCTGGACCTTTTTGAAATGGGAAACAACGTCTCGCATAATCGGACGCAACCTTAGCGAATGTCTCTTGACCCATGGAAGAAGCAATAATGAAACCAAGTGCCCAATCTCCTTTTGATAATGCGAGAGTCAACGCATCTTCCGTTTTTCCGGTTTGAATCAAATTCCAAACTTGATTGATTCCCAGGTTGTCCAACTTGTATGCGTTGGCTGAAATTGCTTGACCTCCGGCTGCAATACTCATCGCGGTTGCCTCCTGTGAATAGTCCACATTAGGTGTAAGtacttttgcaacctcCAAATGCAATGCTTTATTACCGAAGTCTCCATCAAAGCTAACAAGCAACCTGAGAACCTTCGCAAGAATAATTTCCTCGGATACTGGATTCTCGGTTTCCATTGCAGCGATaattttttgcaaccatgCCTCcaactctttcttcttaGCCTTGGTTTTTGTTAGAGGTCCAGGAAAATCGCAATAGAGTTTGGATTGCTTGGTAACATCTGAAAGGTTTCCCACTTTAATTGTTCTAATCACAGGGTCATAAGAGCTAAAAGGAACTTGTGGTATCAAATATGCGGTATTCAGAGAGTGGCTCCACAGGAAGACGGGAAATTGTCTCTCCAACAATGCTTGAGGGTTTTGCACCTTAGATACTGACAGAGTTCTATGGCTTCTGTTCATAGATCCCCCTCTCCCTCTCAGTTGACCAGGAAATGGGGCGGCTTTTGCTTGCGTGCCAACAGGTGGAGGTCCATTGAGTGGGACATATGGATTACCGTCTTTGGCATTTCCTCCAATGATTgaacttgttcttgagTGACCTCTAACATTAGGGCCATACGGACCTTCATCTGGCACGTAGGGGCTTGTAATTGATGTCTTTTCGGAGCGTCCTTGTACAGATGTGTTTATACTCACTCTTGGTGCATTTTGAGCCTGATCGGACCTGTATCCCGCATTGGGAAAAGGCTGAGCAGCCAGCGCATGTTGCTGCATCATGGGTGGACCTGATGGTTGAGGTAAACCAACTATTTGGCCCTTGGCCTGTGGTGCATAACCAACCGGTGGTCGAGCCATTGTCGAGTTTGGAGGCTGGGGCGACATGCCCGGTTGAAGCAAGGATTGAGGCTGATATTTCTGACCAGTCGGCGCGCTTGTTGTGACaggttgttgaggttgagCAACAAGCAGAGGGTTCTTTGTTTGTAAGGTAGCGTACGGATTTTTCGGCGTGGCCAACTTATTGGGTATTGTTTGTGACATCACGGGACTAGTGATCTGTGCTGGATTTACAGTAGGATTATGAGGAGTTTGTGCTGCTCTTGCTCTTGTAGGAGGCTTCACAGCATTGACTGGCAAGTCCTCAAAAAACTTTTGAGCTGGTGGAGGGGCCTGAGAGTTCATGGAAGTGTTCGACTGacttggtgatgaagcagCATGAGTGCTTTCGAGAGTTGCAGAAGCATTCGATTTTGATGGAGGTTCATACCTAGACGAGGCAGAAGAAATGGTACCCGTAGGTTTTGCTGTAGCTCTAGCTGGCTTTGCAGGTGCCTTAATTAGATCACTTGGGAAGTCGTACGcatcatttttcttcttcgcttcaTTAAGTTTCTCCTtgacttgatcttgttcCCTGCTTATTTTCAATGGCACGGAGGAGCCCGGCTGAGATTTTGTCTCAGTAGGAATGAAATTGCCTACGGTAGGTTTCAACGCCGTGATAGGACCAGATGTCTGGGGTTGCTCTCGAGATGCAATGGACGCGTCGGAGCTTGGAACTGGGTTGTATTTTGATGACGGAGTATACTTCGATTGCGCAGTGTGGGTATTAGGGCGATGATTCGTAGGTGGATGCCTGTTTGAATAGAATGTAGGATGTTCGGGAGCTTGTGGCTGGACAGACACTTGgtcctcctcttcaaggAATTCTTCATCTAAAAGTAAGTCCTCGTCTAGATCCAACATTTCCAAAGCTCTCAGCTTGTCGCTCTCGTCAACTGCGTGTACTTCGTTGTTTGCATGATGTATAACGGTGTCATTGGCAGCCTGGATGTCGAGATTCTCAAGATGGGGATAATCTGGAGTATTAgcctcatcttcatccaaTAGCTCGTCATCGTCCAACATATCGTCTAGACCGCTTTCTTCGATATGAGGCTGTTGAGAATACTGTTCATTGCCATGCTCCTGCTCATCATCATACCTCTGTCCATTATCATAATTCCGCTCATTATCATAATTCTGCTCACTATCATAATTCTGCTCATTATTATATTTTTGCTCATTATCATGTTCCCGCTCTTCCCAAAACTTTTCCTCAGATGGTTGATCAATTTGGTGTTCGAAGTTCGCGTTGTATGAATATTGGGTGGCATATTGATTGGGCTCCTTGGCATTTTGAACATCGCTGTGTTCTGGTTCATATGTTTGACCCGCTTCCTGGTCGTGCCAGTTTGCCGAGTCGGGCTCGTGGCTCTCATATTCTGAGcgatgatgatgttctTGTGTAAAATGCTGTTCTAGGGGCTGATTCAGATCTTCCAAGTTTTGATTATCTATCTGGACGTCTgcttgatgagtttgaATCTCAACATCAGGAACTTGCTGATCCCAAGAATCGGTTTGTAATGCCTCTTCAGcatcaagattttgatcTGGAGGATGATCATAATCCTGTAAGCTCTCGAGCCCTTCATCGTTTCTCCATGCATCCTGTGACGCGCCCTCAATATCCACATGTTGATCCCAAGCATCGTTTTCAATATTCACCTCTGCATCCCAAGGATCTCGCTCGTTCGAATTTTGGGCATGGGTGTTCTCGGCTTCCTCGGGATGTGCATCCGTTTGCGTTTGCTGATTTTGGTTCCaaaaatcatcttcattgtAGTCGTCGACTTGCGtctgttgatgttgatgattcCAGTATTGGCTTTCTTCTACATCATTTTGTGCTTCCTTTCGATCCCAAAATTGCTGCTCAGGATCAACATCCGGCTCGTTGTGATGAATTGCACCTTgtccatcttcttctgcaaagTCACggttttgatgagaatgtTCATGACCCTGGTTTTCATCATTATCGTGAATGGCTTGCTCAGTTTCAAGGTCACGTTGATGGTCGTCTGGATGTCCAGCTTCACCGAGCTGTTGGCTCTCTTCTAGTTCTATGTTAGTGTAGGCGTCCCACGCCCCGGCATCCTCCTCTTGATTATCCTCTTCGTCCCAAGACATGTTCGTTCTGTTAGGCAATGGCAACGAGCCATGAGAATTGGCCatgtggtgctgctgccgaGGTTGATGCTCCTGTTGAATTTGCTGCTGAAATGGCTGGGTATCCAGGCTCTCTCCGCCAAACGACGGCTGATGCTGATTCTGCAGTGACGTCTTGTGGTGCTCCGAAGGGTACTGctgttgattttggtgcTCAGTATTTGCTGTATCGAGGGGTGGCACTGAAGAAGCCTCCTGTTCCCGTGTACCCTCCTTTAGGCCCACCGTTTGTTCTAGCTTCTGTTCACCGTGCTTTTGCTCATTGAAAGCTTCTGCCTCAGTGCCCGCCACATTGTTCACTGGAACTGGAACTCGCTTGGCCCCGCGACGTGGTGGAGGGCATGAAACTGACTCCTCTGCAGTAGTACCAATTGCTCCATCTGTGGCAGCTAATGCAGCCAGAGACGGAGGCGCCTGTCCGGAGGGTCTAGCGCGTCTTGGAGGAGGCGCAGGCGTGGACTCGTCTAGGGGTTGTAGGTCGCTTTGAGAACCATCGGTACTAGGTACAACAGTACTGGCCAAAGCGTCCAAATCAACCGCGGGCCGGTTTGCACGAGCGCCTTGCCCTCTTGCTCTGttgactcttcttcttgagctcataGTGAAGGGAAAGAAAGTTGGTTATCGTTGTTAACCCAGAGGGGTGGTTGACTTTTTTGGTGTATCAGGCTGATTTGTTGTATATAGTTGGCTTCAAGCGAGGAAAGTCAACGACTGGCGTGGCAGCTTGGCCCCTGTGTGCAGTACGTGTTGGGTGGCCCAGGGAAAGTGGACCAGCAGACGTGGTAAAAGACGAAGGAATACTCAAATGAAAAGTGTTATGGGTATTTGTGACGTTACGGGATCTCTGGAACTGGCTATCGTGAGCCAGAGAGAGATGTGATTTGAAAGTGGTGCAAAAGAATTTTAGGAGAACAAGAGATCATATGGATTATagatttcttcaaggatAGTATTTTTATTTGAAGACTGAGCTGAGTGTGCATTTCAACGAACCTAATTCTTCTATTATATTTTTCTCAATtatttttactttttttgtGGATTCAAGGTACATCGCAAATGTCCTTTCTACCTGTGGTGAGAAaatttcgcaaccattttATCACAATGCC
It encodes the following:
- a CDS encoding polyadenylate-binding protein, which produces MSATDANQITESLDNLKLDAGAAAASANTDAAAGTQTEPGDAATAEGDAVTDTSAALYVGELNPSVSEAALFELFSPLGQVASIRVCRDAVTKKSLGYAYVNFHKHEDGERALEQLNYYPIEGRPCRIMWSQRDPSLRRNGDGNIFIKNLHPDIDNKALHDTFSAFGRVLSCKVATDENGNSKGFGFVHYETAEAAEAAIENVNGMSLNDREVYVGKHVSKKDRESKFEELKANYTNVFVKNFGVDFSEDQLREMFSPYGTITSLHFEKDAEGKSKGFGFVNFESHDSAVKAVEELNDKEVNGQKIYVGRAQKKRERLEELKKQYESTRLEKLSKYQGVNLFVKNLDDSITSEQLEEEFKPFGTITSAKVMVDDAGKSKGFGFVCFSTPEEATKAITEMNQRMVAGKPLYVALAQRKEVRRSQLEQQIHARNQMRMQNAAAGGMPGQFMPPMFYGQQPGFFPGNGRGGQGPFPPNPQMMMPRGQMPPPQGQWPRAGPNGQPVPMYGMPPMYGGEFQGPNGRQQRGGFPPRGQKGGPTKARDLAAIIANAPLEQQKRILGEELYPKIVSTGKADEPEAAGKITGMMLDLDNQEILALLEDDELFSTHFEDALTAYEDYKKSSEEAGEA